One Thermus sp. CCB_US3_UF1 DNA window includes the following coding sequences:
- a CDS encoding DUF523 and DUF1722 domain-containing protein, whose protein sequence is MPSAWPKPRVVVSACLGFAAVRYSGELIPDRVVRALGAHVDFVPVCPEVEIGLGVPRPTVRLVRGGEGVRMLQPSTGEDLTGRMAAFSGAFLQGLGRVEGFILKNRSPSCALKDAKVYAPGGGVVGRGPGLFAQAVEEAFPLLPKEDEGRLTSAQVRAHFFTRIFGLARLRIVQDLPGLMAFHARYKLLLAAYHQGEARALGRLLAGAKGRPFAEVRRAYEEGFLRATRLPFRQGPMTDALLHAFGHFKRHLSPREKAHFLDILHDFREERVSLEAPLALLQSWALRFGEAYLEGQALFAPYPRPLMDLKTS, encoded by the coding sequence ATGCCTTCCGCTTGGCCAAAACCCAGGGTGGTGGTGAGCGCCTGCTTGGGCTTCGCCGCCGTGCGCTACTCGGGGGAGCTCATCCCCGACCGGGTGGTGCGGGCCCTAGGGGCCCACGTGGACTTCGTGCCCGTCTGTCCCGAGGTGGAGATCGGCCTAGGGGTGCCCCGGCCCACGGTGCGCCTGGTGCGGGGAGGGGAGGGGGTGCGGATGCTCCAGCCCAGCACCGGGGAAGACCTCACGGGGCGGATGGCCGCCTTCAGCGGGGCTTTCCTCCAGGGCCTGGGGAGGGTGGAGGGGTTCATCCTGAAAAACCGCTCCCCCTCCTGCGCCCTCAAAGACGCTAAGGTCTACGCCCCAGGGGGCGGGGTGGTGGGGCGCGGGCCGGGCCTTTTCGCCCAGGCGGTGGAGGAGGCCTTTCCCTTGCTTCCCAAGGAGGACGAGGGGCGGCTCACCAGCGCCCAGGTCCGCGCCCACTTCTTCACCCGTATCTTCGGCCTGGCCCGCCTGCGGATAGTCCAGGACCTACCCGGGCTCATGGCCTTTCATGCCCGCTACAAGCTCCTCCTCGCCGCCTACCACCAAGGGGAGGCCCGGGCCTTGGGCCGCCTCCTGGCCGGGGCCAAGGGGAGGCCTTTTGCCGAGGTGCGCCGGGCCTACGAGGAGGGGTTTTTGCGGGCCACCCGGCTTCCCTTCCGCCAGGGCCCCATGACGGATGCCCTTCTCCACGCCTTTGGCCACTTCAAGCGCCACCTTAGCCCCCGGGAGAAGGCCCATTTTTTGGACATACTCCATGACTTCCGCGAGGAGAGGGTTTCCCTCGAGGCCCCCCTGGCCCTCCTCCAATCCTGGGCCTTGCGCTTTGGCGAGGCCTACCTCGAGGGCCAGGCCCTCTTCGCCCCCTACCCCCGGCCCCTCATGGACCTCAAGACCTCCTAA
- a CDS encoding 1-acyl-sn-glycerol-3-phosphate acyltransferase: MRLSPDRPLGRFLRFLVQGMLLLSLKGSLRGVYLRGRVPEGPLVLALNHHSFFDGHLVWFLGRFAGRPTSLLVAGENLKAFPVLALAGALEATRVREALRRLGRGEWVALFPEGEMRYPGPLGPLRPGAAWLAAKAGVPLLPVALRVAVRGFEHPEAFLWVGEPLPPEGDLPGAMGGLLEALDALLRATHPREVPEGFQEVLKGRRSLEERVRPLVAALKRL; the protein is encoded by the coding sequence ATGAGGCTTTCCCCCGACCGCCCCCTGGGGCGCTTCCTGCGCTTCCTGGTGCAAGGGATGCTCCTCTTGAGCCTCAAGGGGAGCCTCCGGGGGGTCTACCTCCGGGGAAGGGTGCCGGAAGGGCCCCTGGTCCTGGCCCTGAACCACCACAGCTTCTTTGACGGCCACCTGGTCTGGTTTTTGGGCCGCTTTGCGGGGAGGCCCACGAGCCTTTTGGTGGCGGGGGAGAACCTAAAGGCCTTTCCCGTGCTCGCCCTGGCGGGGGCCCTCGAGGCCACGCGGGTACGGGAGGCCCTAAGGCGGCTTGGCCGGGGGGAGTGGGTGGCCCTTTTCCCCGAGGGGGAGATGCGCTACCCGGGCCCTTTGGGCCCCTTGCGCCCGGGGGCGGCCTGGCTGGCGGCAAAAGCGGGGGTACCCCTCCTCCCCGTGGCCCTACGGGTGGCGGTGCGGGGCTTTGAGCACCCCGAGGCCTTCCTCTGGGTGGGGGAGCCCCTTCCCCCGGAAGGGGACCTGCCAGGGGCCATGGGCGGCCTCCTGGAGGCCCTAGACGCCCTCCTGAGGGCCACCCATCCCCGGGAGGTGCCCGAGGGTTTCCAGGAGGTCCTTAAGGGGCGGCGGAGCCTGGAGGAGCGGGTCAGGCCCCTGGTGGCGGCCTTGAAGCGGCTATGA
- a CDS encoding lycopene cyclase domain-containing protein, with protein MTYLEFHLVFLLPPLLLLLLGARPRPPRLWAYLLMPLIALLYTTPWDNYLVWRGVWGYPEGRVLFRIGYVPFEEYLFFLLQPLLTGALLLRLAGSPPPPGPGLSRVVGGGVWLLLAALGVMLLALGGPYLYLGLILAYFAPVFVLQWAFGGDLLWAWRGPFLLGVFLPTFYLWFADFWAITREGIWWISPAYTLGLKALGLPLEEMVFFLFTNLAVVQGLLLAWHPEALRRLR; from the coding sequence ATGACCTACCTGGAGTTCCACCTGGTCTTCCTCCTTCCCCCCTTGCTCCTCCTCCTCCTTGGAGCCCGGCCCCGGCCCCCACGGCTTTGGGCCTACCTCCTCATGCCCCTCATCGCCCTCCTCTACACCACCCCCTGGGACAACTACCTGGTCTGGCGGGGGGTGTGGGGCTACCCCGAGGGGCGGGTCCTCTTCCGCATCGGCTACGTCCCCTTTGAGGAGTACCTCTTCTTCCTCCTCCAGCCCCTCCTCACCGGGGCCCTCCTCCTGCGCCTGGCCGGAAGCCCGCCCCCGCCTGGGCCGGGGCTTTCCCGGGTGGTGGGGGGCGGGGTGTGGCTCCTCCTGGCCGCCTTGGGGGTGATGCTCTTGGCCTTGGGGGGGCCCTACCTCTACCTGGGCCTCATCCTGGCCTACTTCGCCCCCGTCTTCGTTCTGCAATGGGCCTTCGGCGGGGACCTCCTTTGGGCCTGGCGGGGGCCTTTCCTTCTAGGGGTTTTCCTCCCCACCTTTTACCTATGGTTCGCCGATTTCTGGGCCATTACCCGGGAAGGGATCTGGTGGATCTCCCCGGCCTACACCCTGGGGCTGAAGGCCTTGGGCTTGCCCCTAGAGGAGATGGTCTTCTTCCTCTTTACCAACCTGGCCGTGGTGCAGGGCCTCCTCCTGGCGTGGCATCCTGAGGCCCTGAGGCGCCTGCGATGA
- a CDS encoding DUF72 domain-containing protein, with product MPIRVGTASWTDETLLASGWYPPAVRHHPERRLRYYAEHLDTVEVDSTFYALPRLEVVAKWAARTPEGFLFHVKAYSAFTGHGLEAQTLPKDLRALLPTKEGHLPQREVPEEVVEEAWRRFFAALTPLREAGKLGYLHFGLPPWTEPKPRSFQYLERLAERTQGYLVAVEFRNPRWYVAWGFVKRELERLGLVHVSVDAPPHPEAPPRVLEPTHPVAVLRCHGRNAEAWKGPHRKAYERFNWRYSEEELEDLAEATRTLAARAETVYVTFNNNYGTQGVEAALGLKRLLGLGPPPWAGSLL from the coding sequence ATGCCCATCCGCGTGGGCACCGCCAGCTGGACGGACGAGACCCTCCTGGCCTCTGGCTGGTACCCGCCCGCGGTGCGCCACCACCCGGAAAGGCGCCTCCGCTACTACGCGGAACACCTGGACACCGTGGAGGTGGACAGCACCTTTTACGCCCTGCCCCGCCTCGAGGTGGTGGCCAAGTGGGCGGCGAGGACCCCGGAGGGCTTCCTCTTCCACGTGAAGGCCTACTCCGCCTTCACCGGCCACGGCCTCGAGGCCCAAACCCTTCCCAAGGACCTGAGGGCCCTCCTCCCCACGAAGGAGGGCCACCTCCCCCAGCGGGAGGTGCCCGAGGAGGTGGTGGAGGAGGCCTGGCGGCGCTTCTTCGCCGCCCTCACCCCCTTGCGGGAGGCGGGCAAACTGGGCTACCTGCACTTTGGCCTCCCTCCGTGGACCGAACCCAAACCCCGCAGCTTCCAGTACCTGGAACGCCTGGCGGAAAGAACCCAGGGCTACCTGGTGGCCGTGGAGTTCCGCAACCCTAGGTGGTACGTGGCCTGGGGCTTCGTGAAGCGGGAGCTGGAGCGGCTGGGCCTGGTCCACGTGAGCGTGGACGCCCCACCCCACCCCGAGGCCCCGCCCCGGGTGCTGGAACCCACCCACCCCGTGGCCGTCCTCCGCTGCCATGGCCGCAACGCCGAAGCCTGGAAGGGCCCCCACCGCAAAGCCTACGAGCGCTTCAACTGGCGCTACTCGGAGGAGGAGCTGGAAGACCTGGCCGAGGCCACCCGTACCCTGGCGGCGCGGGCGGAAACCGTCTACGTCACCTTCAACAACAACTACGGCACCCAAGGGGTGGAGGCGGCCTTGGGCCTCAAGCGCCTCCTGGGCCTGGGACCACCCCCCTGGGCGGGGAGCCTCCTCTAG
- the fni gene encoding type 2 isopentenyl-diphosphate Delta-isomerase, whose protein sequence is MSTLERKRKHLQACLEGEVAYQRTTTGLEAYRLRYQALAGLALGEVDLTTPFLGKTLKAPFLVGAMTGGEERGEGINLALAEAAEALGVGMMLGSGRILLERPEALRSFQVRRVAPKVLLIANLGLVQLSRYGREDLLRLVEMLQADALALHINPLQEAVQKGDTDFRGLLARLERLLPLPFPVLVKEVGHGLSREAALALKGLPLAAVDVAGAGGTSWARVEEWVRFGQVRHPELCEVGIPTAQAILEVREVLPHLPLIASGGVYTGTAAVKALALGADLVAVARPLLRPALEGAEAVKAYLEDYLWEMRTALFAIGARTPKEARGRVEPL, encoded by the coding sequence TTGAGCACCCTGGAGCGGAAGCGGAAGCACCTCCAGGCCTGCCTGGAAGGGGAGGTGGCCTACCAGAGGACCACCACCGGCCTCGAGGCCTACCGTCTCCGCTACCAGGCCCTGGCAGGCCTGGCCCTGGGGGAGGTGGACCTCACCACCCCCTTCCTGGGCAAGACCCTAAAAGCCCCCTTCCTCGTCGGGGCCATGACGGGGGGGGAGGAAAGGGGGGAGGGGATCAACCTGGCCCTGGCCGAGGCCGCCGAGGCCCTGGGGGTGGGGATGATGTTGGGCTCAGGTAGGATCCTCCTGGAGAGGCCCGAGGCCCTGCGGAGCTTCCAGGTGCGCCGGGTGGCCCCCAAGGTGCTCCTCATCGCCAATCTGGGCCTGGTCCAACTCAGCCGCTACGGGCGGGAGGACCTCCTGCGCCTGGTGGAAATGCTCCAGGCCGACGCCCTGGCCCTCCACATCAACCCCCTACAGGAGGCGGTGCAGAAGGGGGACACCGACTTCCGCGGGCTCCTTGCCAGGTTGGAACGCCTCCTTCCCCTCCCCTTCCCGGTCCTGGTGAAGGAGGTGGGGCACGGGCTTTCCCGGGAGGCGGCCCTGGCCCTGAAGGGGCTTCCCCTGGCGGCGGTGGACGTGGCCGGGGCCGGGGGGACCAGCTGGGCCCGGGTGGAGGAGTGGGTGCGCTTCGGCCAGGTGCGCCACCCGGAGCTTTGCGAGGTGGGCATCCCCACGGCCCAGGCCATCCTGGAGGTGCGGGAGGTCCTGCCCCACCTGCCCCTCATCGCCTCCGGGGGGGTCTACACGGGCACGGCGGCGGTGAAGGCCCTGGCCCTGGGAGCCGACCTGGTGGCGGTGGCCAGGCCCCTCCTCAGGCCGGCCCTCGAGGGCGCTGAGGCGGTGAAGGCCTACCTGGAGGACTACCTGTGGGAGATGCGCACCGCCCTCTTCGCCATCGGGGCCCGCACCCCCAAGGAAGCCCGGGGGCGGGTTGAGCCCCTTTAG
- a CDS encoding glycosyltransferase family 2 protein, which yields MSGDFFFGVFLFLLLRLLALLYNLLRFPRLRPAPTPSRPTASLLVPARNEAANLSQTLPALLRQGALEVLVLDDASEDGTPQVAEALGGGHPGFRLLRGQPLPPGWTGKNWACWQLAQAARGEVLIFTDADVLWEEGALGGLLEALEGQDLLSALPRQEVGENPLVGATVPFVMGGLFSFLPHPFLEELRVANGQVLAFRREAYLAMGGHQAVRGEVLEDVALAKRVRRYRLALGHPLFRTRMYRGYGEVVEGFGKNFLEIHLHNPLVLLGSAFYHLALYTLPWLCGRLDLGLLGVLERTWVQKALGGPLWPGLLAPLAPLLLLPAYLRALLPGKRWKGRAL from the coding sequence ATGAGCGGGGACTTCTTCTTTGGGGTCTTCCTCTTCCTCCTCCTCCGCCTCCTGGCCCTCCTCTATAACCTCCTCCGCTTCCCCCGTCTCCGACCCGCCCCCACCCCTTCCCGCCCCACGGCCTCCCTCCTGGTGCCGGCCCGGAACGAGGCGGCCAACCTTTCCCAAACCCTCCCCGCCCTCCTGCGCCAGGGAGCCCTGGAGGTCCTGGTCCTGGACGACGCCTCGGAGGACGGTACCCCCCAGGTGGCCGAGGCCCTGGGCGGGGGACACCCCGGCTTCCGCCTCCTGCGGGGCCAGCCCCTTCCCCCAGGGTGGACGGGAAAGAACTGGGCCTGCTGGCAGCTGGCCCAGGCCGCCCGGGGGGAGGTCCTGATCTTCACCGACGCCGACGTCCTTTGGGAGGAAGGGGCCTTGGGCGGCCTCCTGGAGGCCCTGGAAGGCCAAGACCTCCTCTCCGCCCTCCCCCGGCAGGAGGTGGGGGAAAACCCCCTGGTGGGGGCCACGGTGCCCTTCGTCATGGGGGGGCTTTTCTCCTTCCTACCCCACCCTTTCCTGGAGGAACTGCGGGTGGCCAATGGCCAGGTGTTGGCCTTCCGCCGGGAGGCCTACTTGGCCATGGGGGGGCACCAGGCCGTGCGGGGGGAGGTGCTGGAGGACGTGGCCCTGGCCAAGCGGGTGCGGCGCTACCGCCTGGCCCTAGGCCACCCCCTTTTCCGCACCCGCATGTACCGGGGCTACGGGGAGGTGGTGGAGGGGTTTGGCAAGAACTTCCTGGAGATCCACCTGCATAATCCCCTGGTCCTCCTGGGCTCGGCCTTCTACCACCTGGCCCTTTACACCCTTCCCTGGCTTTGTGGCCGGCTGGACCTGGGCCTTTTGGGCGTTTTGGAAAGGACTTGGGTGCAAAAGGCCCTAGGGGGGCCCCTCTGGCCCGGCCTCCTCGCCCCCCTGGCCCCCCTCCTCCTCCTCCCCGCCTACCTCCGGGCCCTCCTGCCGGGAAAGCGTTGGAAGGGGCGCGCCCTCTAG
- a CDS encoding cytochrome P450: MTATLDLKRALPDLRRLREDPLAALLAWGRAHPRLRLPLPGMPLFLVFDPEGVERVLLGPDAKATFQYQELARLTGKGLLTDWGPDYRKARKALKDPFLPRAVAGYRPLLQEEAEAFFAPWRPGERRDLDQEMLHLSLRFLGRALWGKPLPERIAGLALSALERILTRMQHPFSRLDLLAERRFHRDKKALEQEALPLLQEPPLNALPRERALAEAKTLLVAGHETTASALTWSLYLLSHRPEWQEAVAQSPSHALAAFQEALRLYPPAWILTRKAEAPLDLGKEEVPRGSTVVLSPYVTHRLHFPEGEAFRPERFLGERGTPSGRYFPFGLGQRLCLGRDFALLEGPVALMAFFRRFRLPPLPEPRVHAGVTLRPQGGLWAVLEGA; the protein is encoded by the coding sequence ATGACCGCTACCCTGGACCTAAAGCGGGCCCTCCCCGACCTGCGCCGCCTGCGGGAAGACCCCCTAGCCGCCCTCCTGGCCTGGGGACGGGCCCACCCCAGGCTCCGCCTCCCCCTACCAGGGATGCCCCTTTTCCTGGTCTTTGATCCGGAGGGGGTGGAGCGGGTTCTCCTGGGCCCGGACGCCAAGGCCACCTTTCAGTACCAAGAGCTTGCCCGCCTCACGGGCAAAGGCCTCCTCACCGACTGGGGGCCCGACTACCGGAAGGCCCGCAAGGCCCTCAAAGACCCCTTCCTGCCCCGCGCCGTGGCCGGATACCGCCCCCTTTTGCAGGAGGAGGCCGAGGCCTTCTTCGCCCCCTGGCGTCCCGGGGAAAGGCGGGATCTGGACCAGGAGATGCTCCACCTCTCCTTGCGCTTTTTGGGGCGGGCCCTTTGGGGAAAACCCCTACCCGAGCGCATCGCCGGGCTGGCCCTCTCCGCTTTGGAGCGGATCCTCACCCGCATGCAACACCCCTTCTCCCGCCTGGACCTCCTGGCGGAGCGGCGGTTTCACCGGGACAAGAAGGCCTTGGAGCAAGAGGCCCTTCCCCTCCTTCAGGAGCCCCCCTTGAACGCCCTGCCCCGGGAGCGGGCCCTGGCCGAGGCCAAGACCCTCCTGGTGGCCGGGCACGAGACCACGGCCAGCGCCCTCACCTGGAGCCTCTACCTCCTCTCCCACAGGCCCGAGTGGCAGGAGGCCGTGGCCCAAAGCCCCTCCCACGCCCTGGCCGCTTTCCAGGAGGCCCTCCGGCTCTACCCCCCGGCGTGGATCCTCACCCGCAAGGCCGAGGCCCCCCTGGACCTGGGCAAGGAGGAGGTCCCCCGGGGGAGCACGGTGGTCCTCTCCCCCTACGTGACCCACCGCCTGCACTTCCCCGAGGGGGAGGCCTTCCGTCCCGAACGCTTCCTGGGGGAAAGGGGAACCCCCTCGGGGCGCTACTTCCCCTTCGGCCTGGGCCAGAGGCTCTGCCTAGGGCGGGACTTCGCCCTTCTGGAAGGCCCCGTGGCCCTCATGGCCTTCTTCCGCCGCTTCCGGCTTCCCCCCTTGCCCGAACCCCGGGTGCACGCCGGGGTCACCCTGAGGCCCCAGGGGGGGCTTTGGGCCGTCCTGGAGGGCGCATGA
- the crtI gene encoding phytoene desaturase family protein, protein MRAIVIGSGVGGLSAAIRLAAMGLKVLVLEKLDGPGGRARVHRAEGFTFDMGPTVITVPAFLEDLFATRPGDPRLYPDFPQEEGLKHTERYVKLVPLDPFYRIHFPDGTHFDYKDDREHLLSEIRRLAPEDLEGYLRFERDARAIFRRGFLELGFTHFGSVLDLLRVAPDLLRLDAVRPLFAFVRKYFQNPKMRRVFSFESLLIGGNPLSVPAIYAMIHFVERTWGVHFAMGGTGALVEGLVRKLLELGGEIRYQAPVRRILTRKGKVVGVVLESGERLDADLVVSNADYVHTYGELLAPEDRFWHGDWRLRRTRLSMSLFVAYFGFRAQGDEGHRLRHHNVLLSERYEGLLQDIFQRKVLPEDFAHYLHLPTLTDPSLAPPGHHAAYTLVPVPHNGSGLDWRALGPRYLEKALGYLDEAGYLPGLRERLVYAHFVTPDYFQWTLNSHLGNAFGPEPVLWQTASFRPHNRSEDVKGLYLVGQSYQPGAGLPSVMMSAKMTARLIAHDLGLERAPKGLLEAKA, encoded by the coding sequence ATGCGCGCCATCGTCATCGGCAGCGGGGTAGGTGGGCTTTCCGCCGCCATCCGCCTGGCGGCCATGGGCCTGAAGGTCCTGGTCCTGGAAAAGCTGGACGGCCCCGGGGGCCGGGCCCGGGTGCACCGGGCGGAAGGCTTCACCTTCGATATGGGCCCCACGGTGATCACCGTGCCCGCCTTTCTGGAAGACCTTTTCGCCACCCGCCCCGGGGACCCCCGGCTCTACCCGGACTTCCCCCAAGAGGAGGGGCTTAAGCACACGGAGCGCTACGTGAAGCTGGTGCCCCTGGACCCCTTCTACCGCATCCACTTCCCCGACGGCACCCACTTTGACTACAAGGACGACCGGGAGCACCTCCTTTCCGAGATCCGCCGCCTGGCCCCTGAGGACCTGGAGGGCTACCTGCGCTTTGAGCGGGACGCCCGGGCCATCTTCCGGCGGGGGTTTTTGGAGCTGGGCTTCACCCACTTCGGGAGCGTTTTAGACCTCCTCCGCGTGGCCCCGGACCTCCTCAGGCTGGACGCGGTCCGCCCCCTTTTCGCCTTCGTGCGCAAGTACTTCCAAAACCCCAAGATGCGCCGGGTCTTCTCCTTTGAAAGCCTCCTCATCGGGGGAAACCCCTTAAGCGTGCCCGCCATCTACGCCATGATCCACTTCGTGGAGCGCACCTGGGGGGTCCACTTCGCCATGGGGGGGACGGGGGCCCTGGTAGAGGGGCTGGTGCGGAAGCTTTTGGAGCTAGGGGGGGAGATCCGCTACCAGGCCCCCGTGCGCCGCATCCTCACCCGGAAGGGGAAGGTGGTGGGGGTGGTCCTGGAAAGCGGGGAGCGCCTGGACGCGGACCTGGTGGTCTCCAACGCCGACTACGTGCACACCTACGGGGAGCTTTTGGCCCCCGAGGACCGGTTCTGGCACGGGGACTGGCGGCTTAGGCGCACCCGGCTTTCCATGAGCCTTTTCGTGGCCTACTTCGGCTTCCGGGCTCAGGGGGATGAGGGCCATCGGCTTAGGCACCACAACGTCCTCCTCTCCGAGCGCTACGAGGGGCTCCTCCAGGACATCTTCCAGCGCAAGGTCCTCCCTGAGGACTTCGCCCACTACCTCCACCTCCCCACCCTCACCGACCCCTCCCTGGCCCCCCCGGGGCACCACGCCGCCTACACCCTGGTGCCCGTGCCCCACAACGGAAGCGGCCTGGACTGGCGCGCCTTGGGGCCCAGGTACCTGGAAAAGGCCCTGGGGTACCTGGACGAGGCCGGCTACCTCCCAGGCCTTAGGGAGCGGCTTGTCTACGCCCACTTCGTCACCCCCGACTACTTCCAGTGGACCCTAAACAGCCACCTGGGCAACGCCTTCGGCCCTGAGCCCGTGCTGTGGCAGACAGCCAGCTTCCGCCCCCACAACCGCTCCGAGGACGTGAAGGGGCTTTACCTGGTGGGCCAGAGCTACCAGCCGGGGGCGGGGCTTCCCAGCGTGATGATGTCGGCCAAGATGACCGCTAGGCTCATCGCCCACGACCTGGGCCTGGAAAGGGCCCCCAAGGGGCTTCTGGAGGCCAAGGCTTGA